In the Aromatoleum bremense genome, one interval contains:
- a CDS encoding TRAP transporter small permease, with product MAQSMVHPVAVAIGPVAKAVELACRAIAILGGALFIVEAVMSVASVLGRALFNLPVPGDYELVQMLSAMGIAMCLPYCQLKKGHVFVDFFTLWAPAAIKRFLDAVAALLLSGSAFFLAWRIWEGMLEMREYGETSMVIALPVWWGYIPVSPSFVLLGIAALQSFVHELAREEHQS from the coding sequence ATGGCGCAGTCCATGGTTCATCCGGTGGCTGTCGCCATCGGGCCGGTCGCCAAGGCCGTCGAATTGGCATGCCGAGCCATCGCGATACTCGGCGGTGCCTTGTTCATCGTCGAGGCGGTCATGTCGGTCGCCAGCGTGCTCGGGCGGGCATTGTTCAACCTGCCGGTGCCGGGCGACTACGAGCTGGTGCAGATGCTGTCGGCAATGGGGATTGCGATGTGCCTGCCGTATTGCCAGTTGAAGAAAGGGCATGTGTTCGTCGATTTCTTCACCCTGTGGGCGCCTGCGGCGATCAAGCGCTTTCTCGATGCGGTCGCGGCGCTGCTGTTGTCGGGCTCGGCCTTTTTCCTCGCGTGGCGGATCTGGGAGGGCATGCTGGAAATGCGCGAATACGGTGAAACGTCGATGGTGATCGCGCTGCCGGTATGGTGGGGCTATATCCCGGTTTCGCCCTCATTCGTGTTGCTCGGCATCGCCGCACTCCAGAGCTTCGTGCACGAACTCGCCCGGGAGGAGCACCAATCATGA
- a CDS encoding TRAP transporter large permease has protein sequence MTGTAIGLTMGAAMMAMLALRVQIGIAMFLTGAIGYIWVSGWDPLLAYLKNAPYGRFSLYDLSVVPLFLLMGQFATHGGLSRALFRAANAFIGHWRGGMAMAGIASCAGFGAICGSSLATAATMSHVVLPELKRHQYKPGLAAGSLAAGGTLGILIPPSVPLVIYAILAEQNIAKLFVAAFIPGILAALGYMLVVAIVTRVDPAAGGPGTPRHTWAERLSTVIDTWPVLLIFVVVIGGIYGGLFTPTEAASIGVLATGVTAWKSGGLKGQGLIQCFYGTATGTGMMFLILLGADMLNSFMAVSQMPAEAAAWVQGMGFGPFTVLMVIIIIYMLLGCVMDSLSMILLTVPIFLPIVLGLDYWGLGLEDKAIWFGMVALVVMEIGLITPPVGMNVYIISGVARDIPMATIFRGVMPFLASDLARIVILVLFPGLSLFLLRLLA, from the coding sequence ATGACCGGAACGGCAATCGGCCTGACCATGGGCGCGGCGATGATGGCCATGCTGGCGCTGCGGGTGCAGATCGGCATCGCGATGTTTCTCACCGGTGCCATCGGCTACATCTGGGTGTCGGGCTGGGACCCGCTGCTCGCCTACCTGAAGAACGCGCCTTACGGCCGCTTCTCGCTGTACGACCTGTCGGTCGTGCCGCTCTTCCTGTTGATGGGCCAGTTCGCCACCCACGGCGGCCTGTCGCGTGCGCTGTTCCGCGCCGCCAATGCCTTCATCGGCCATTGGCGCGGCGGCATGGCGATGGCCGGGATCGCCTCCTGCGCAGGTTTCGGCGCGATCTGCGGCTCCTCGCTGGCGACCGCGGCGACGATGTCGCACGTGGTCCTGCCGGAACTCAAGCGTCATCAGTACAAACCCGGTCTCGCCGCCGGCTCGCTCGCCGCGGGCGGCACCCTCGGCATCCTGATACCGCCCTCGGTGCCGCTGGTGATCTATGCGATCCTTGCCGAGCAGAACATCGCCAAGCTGTTCGTCGCGGCCTTCATCCCCGGCATCCTCGCGGCGCTGGGCTACATGCTGGTGGTCGCGATCGTCACCCGGGTCGACCCGGCGGCGGGCGGACCAGGCACGCCCAGGCATACCTGGGCCGAGCGGCTCTCCACGGTGATCGACACCTGGCCGGTGCTGCTGATCTTCGTGGTGGTGATCGGCGGCATTTACGGCGGGCTGTTCACGCCCACCGAAGCCGCATCGATCGGCGTGCTTGCCACCGGTGTCACGGCATGGAAGTCGGGCGGGCTGAAGGGCCAGGGGTTGATCCAATGCTTCTACGGCACGGCCACGGGGACGGGCATGATGTTCCTGATCCTGCTCGGGGCCGATATGCTCAACTCCTTCATGGCCGTGAGCCAGATGCCGGCCGAGGCGGCTGCATGGGTGCAGGGCATGGGCTTTGGTCCCTTCACCGTGCTGATGGTGATCATCATCATCTACATGCTGCTCGGTTGTGTGATGGACAGCCTGTCGATGATCCTGCTGACCGTGCCGATCTTCCTGCCCATCGTGCTCGGCCTGGACTATTGGGGCCTCGGGCTCGAAGACAAGGCCATCTGGTTCGGCATGGTGGCGCTGGTGGTGATGGAGATCGGCCTGATCACGCCACCGGTCGGGATGAATGTCTACATCATCAGCGGGGTGGCGCGGGATATCCCGATGGCGACGATCTTCCGCGGGGTAATGCCGTTTCTTGCGTCGGATCTCGCGCGCATCGTCATTCTCGTGCTGTTCCCGGGCCTCTCGTTGTTCCTGTTGCGCCTGCTGGCCTGA
- a CDS encoding aldo/keto reductase, with translation MSGSQLPQRALGPFAVSAIGLGCMNLSHAYGVPPSPEAAEALLLKALDLGVTHFDTAALYGFGANETLVGKVLGRHRSRFTLASKCGMTGVDGKRAIDGRPATLKRTCEEALGRLQTEVIDLYYLHRLDRQVPVEDSIGALADLVREGKIRAIGLSEVSADTLRRAHAVHPVAAVQTEYSLWTRNAEIAVLDACRELGVVFVAFAPLARGFLAGALHDPADVDALDARDLRRAMPRFQGANFAANLRLLEEYAAIAEELGCTPAQLALAWLLAKGEHILPIPGTTRIDHLEENLGAAGVALGADSVARLDALINQRTVAGVRYNAAAQADIDTEEF, from the coding sequence ATGAGCGGATCGCAGCTTCCGCAGCGCGCCCTCGGGCCCTTCGCCGTGTCGGCGATCGGCCTGGGCTGCATGAACCTGAGCCACGCCTATGGCGTGCCGCCATCGCCCGAGGCGGCGGAGGCGCTGCTGTTGAAGGCGCTCGATCTTGGCGTCACGCATTTCGACACCGCCGCGCTGTACGGCTTCGGTGCGAACGAGACGCTGGTGGGCAAGGTGCTCGGGCGCCACCGCTCGCGCTTCACGCTGGCGAGCAAGTGCGGCATGACCGGCGTGGACGGCAAGCGGGCCATCGACGGGCGTCCGGCGACACTGAAGCGTACCTGCGAAGAGGCGCTCGGGCGGCTGCAGACGGAGGTGATCGACCTCTACTATCTGCATCGTCTGGACAGGCAGGTGCCGGTCGAGGACAGCATCGGCGCGCTCGCCGATCTCGTGCGCGAGGGCAAGATCCGCGCGATCGGTCTGTCGGAAGTGTCCGCGGACACCTTGCGCCGCGCCCATGCGGTACATCCGGTCGCCGCGGTGCAGACGGAATACTCGCTATGGACGCGCAACGCCGAGATCGCGGTGCTCGATGCATGCCGGGAACTGGGCGTCGTCTTCGTCGCCTTCGCCCCGCTCGCGCGGGGTTTTCTCGCCGGGGCGCTGCATGACCCGGCCGACGTCGACGCCCTCGACGCCAGGGACCTGCGTCGCGCGATGCCGCGCTTTCAGGGGGCGAACTTCGCCGCCAACCTGCGCCTGCTGGAGGAATACGCCGCGATCGCCGAGGAACTCGGCTGCACGCCGGCCCAGCTCGCGCTCGCCTGGCTGCTGGCAAAGGGCGAGCACATCCTGCCGATCCCCGGCACCACCCGCATCGACCACCTGGAAGAGAACCTCGGCGCCGCCGGCGTTGCACTCGGCGCGGATAGCGTGGCGCGGCTGGATGCGCTGATCAATCAGCGCACCGTGGCCGGCGTGCGTTACAACGCGGCGGCGCAGGCCGACATCGATACCGAGGAGTTCTGA
- the typA gene encoding translational GTPase TypA — protein sequence MSRSIRNIAIIAHVDHGKTTLVDQLLRQSGTFRENQQVSERVMDSNDLEKERGITILSKNCAIQYGDTHINIVDTPGHADFGGEVERVLSMVDGVLLLVDAVEGPMPQTRFVTRKALALGLKPIVVINKIDRPGSRPDWVINHTFDLFDKLGATEEQLDFPVVYASALNGYAMLDANQPGTDMTPLYEAILEHVPQPEVDSDGPLQLQVCSLDYSTYIGQLGIGRIKRGRIRPNQEVVVMYGDENRGRAKIGQVLTFKGLERTQAESAEAGDIVLVSGVDQVNIGVTLCDPEKLDGMKPIAVDEPTLTMNFMVNSSPLAGREGKFVTSRQIRERLERELLKNVALRVEYTNDSDVFLVSGRGELHLTILLENMRREGFELAVGRPRVVFREIDGVKCEPYEMLTVDVEEDHQGGVMEELGRRRGELQDMQSDGKGRARLEYRIPARGLIGFQGEFLTLTRGTGLASHVFDDYGPMAGPMGERRNGVLISQDNGHAVAYALWKLQDRGRMFLTHNDPVYEGIIIGIHSRDNDLVVNPIKGKQLTNVRSSGTDEAVRLIPPIQLTLESAIEFIADDELVEITPKSIRLRKRYLTENERKRAAKADNA from the coding sequence ATGTCCCGCTCCATCCGCAACATCGCCATCATCGCCCACGTCGACCACGGCAAGACCACGCTCGTCGACCAGCTCCTGCGCCAGTCCGGCACCTTCCGCGAGAACCAGCAGGTTTCCGAACGGGTGATGGATTCGAACGATCTGGAGAAGGAGCGCGGCATCACGATCCTGTCGAAGAACTGCGCAATCCAGTACGGCGACACCCACATCAACATCGTCGACACCCCGGGACACGCCGACTTCGGCGGCGAGGTCGAGCGCGTGCTGTCGATGGTCGATGGCGTGCTGCTACTGGTCGACGCGGTCGAGGGCCCGATGCCGCAGACGCGCTTCGTCACGCGCAAGGCGCTCGCGCTGGGCCTGAAGCCGATCGTCGTCATCAACAAGATCGACCGCCCGGGCAGCCGCCCGGACTGGGTCATCAACCACACGTTCGATCTCTTCGACAAGCTCGGCGCGACCGAAGAGCAGCTCGATTTCCCCGTGGTGTATGCGTCGGCGCTCAACGGCTACGCGATGCTCGACGCGAACCAGCCCGGGACCGACATGACCCCGCTGTACGAAGCGATCCTCGAGCACGTGCCCCAGCCCGAAGTCGATTCCGACGGCCCGCTGCAGCTGCAGGTCTGTTCGCTCGACTATTCGACGTATATCGGCCAGCTCGGCATCGGCCGCATCAAGCGCGGCCGCATCCGTCCGAACCAGGAAGTCGTCGTGATGTACGGCGACGAGAACCGCGGCCGCGCCAAGATCGGCCAGGTGCTGACCTTCAAGGGCCTCGAGCGCACCCAGGCCGAATCGGCCGAAGCCGGCGACATCGTGCTGGTGTCGGGCGTCGATCAGGTCAATATCGGCGTCACGCTGTGCGATCCCGAGAAACTCGACGGCATGAAGCCGATCGCGGTCGATGAACCGACGCTGACGATGAACTTCATGGTCAACTCGTCGCCGCTGGCCGGGCGCGAAGGCAAGTTCGTCACGAGCCGCCAGATCCGCGAGCGGCTCGAACGCGAACTGCTGAAGAACGTCGCGCTGCGCGTCGAATACACCAACGACTCGGACGTGTTCCTGGTTTCGGGCCGCGGCGAACTGCATCTGACCATCCTGCTCGAGAACATGCGCCGCGAAGGCTTCGAACTCGCGGTCGGCCGTCCGCGCGTGGTGTTCCGCGAGATCGACGGCGTCAAGTGCGAGCCGTATGAAATGCTCACCGTCGACGTCGAGGAAGACCACCAGGGCGGCGTGATGGAAGAACTCGGCCGGCGCCGTGGCGAGCTGCAGGACATGCAGTCCGACGGCAAGGGCCGTGCCCGCCTCGAATACCGCATCCCCGCCCGCGGCCTGATCGGCTTCCAGGGCGAGTTCCTGACGCTGACGCGCGGCACCGGCCTCGCGAGCCATGTCTTCGACGACTACGGTCCGATGGCGGGGCCGATGGGCGAGCGGCGCAACGGCGTGCTGATCTCGCAGGACAACGGCCACGCGGTCGCCTACGCGCTGTGGAAGCTGCAGGATCGCGGCCGGATGTTCCTCACGCACAACGACCCGGTGTACGAAGGCATCATCATCGGTATCCATTCGCGCGACAATGATCTCGTCGTCAATCCGATCAAGGGCAAGCAGCTCACCAACGTGCGCTCTTCGGGCACCGACGAAGCCGTGCGCCTGATCCCGCCGATCCAGCTGACGCTCGAGTCCGCGATCGAATTCATCGCCGACGACGAACTCGTCGAGATCACGCCGAAGTCGATCCGGCTGCGCAAGCGTTACCTGACCGAGAACGAGCGCAAGCGCGCGGCGAAGGCCGACAACGCCTGA
- a CDS encoding nicotinate phosphoribosyltransferase has translation MTDLPPAPALLTDLYQLTMLQAYFDGGMTQTAAFEFFVRKLPPQRNFLIAAGLEQVLDYLETLRFSDAELEWLAACGRFRQEFIDRLAALRFTGDVDAMAEGTVFFADEPILRVTAPLPQAQLVETRIINLLQYQSMVASKAVRCAIAAGGRLLVDFGLRRAHGAEAGLLSARASYLAGFSGTATVLAGVKWDVPLYGTMAHSFIQAHEDEVSAFEHFARSQPRANTMLIDTYDTEAAARQLVALAQRLRPDGIAIQAVRIDSGDLAELARRVRVILDAGGLDGVRIFVSGNLDEHAVRDLVAAQAPIDGFGVGTRMNTSADYPYLDCAYKLQEYAGQPRRKRSEGKATWPGRKQVYRSHDAQDRFSGDLLTTVDEPASGEPLLRPMMRAGSRLEAAPALAALRRHAAAQVAALPDALRGLDPAAPYPVTVADRLRALADAVDRRVRRGQQGSASPAPDAPDHP, from the coding sequence ATGACCGATCTGCCTCCCGCGCCCGCCCTGTTGACCGATCTCTATCAGCTGACGATGCTGCAGGCCTATTTCGACGGCGGCATGACGCAGACCGCGGCGTTCGAGTTCTTTGTCCGCAAGCTGCCCCCGCAGCGCAATTTCCTCATCGCGGCCGGCCTCGAGCAGGTGCTCGACTACCTCGAAACGCTGCGCTTTTCCGACGCCGAACTCGAGTGGCTTGCCGCCTGCGGCCGCTTCCGGCAGGAGTTCATCGACCGGCTCGCGGCGCTGCGCTTCACCGGCGACGTCGACGCGATGGCCGAAGGCACGGTGTTCTTCGCCGACGAGCCGATCCTGCGCGTGACCGCCCCGCTGCCGCAGGCGCAGCTCGTCGAAACGCGGATCATCAATCTGCTGCAGTACCAGAGCATGGTCGCGTCGAAGGCGGTGCGCTGCGCGATCGCCGCCGGAGGCCGGCTGCTCGTCGACTTCGGGCTGCGTCGCGCGCATGGCGCCGAAGCCGGGCTGCTGTCGGCGCGCGCGAGCTACCTCGCCGGTTTCAGCGGCACCGCGACGGTGCTCGCCGGCGTCAAATGGGACGTTCCGCTGTACGGCACGATGGCCCATTCCTTCATCCAGGCGCACGAGGATGAAGTGTCCGCATTCGAACATTTCGCGCGCTCGCAGCCACGCGCGAACACGATGCTGATCGACACTTACGACACCGAGGCGGCGGCCCGCCAGCTCGTGGCGTTGGCCCAACGGCTGCGGCCGGATGGCATTGCGATCCAGGCGGTGCGCATCGACAGCGGAGACCTCGCGGAACTGGCACGGCGCGTGCGCGTGATTCTCGATGCCGGCGGACTGGACGGCGTACGGATCTTCGTCAGCGGCAATCTCGACGAGCATGCGGTGCGCGACCTCGTCGCCGCGCAGGCGCCGATCGACGGCTTTGGCGTCGGCACGCGGATGAACACCTCGGCCGATTACCCGTATCTCGACTGCGCCTACAAACTGCAGGAATACGCGGGGCAGCCACGACGCAAGCGCTCCGAAGGCAAGGCCACGTGGCCGGGACGCAAGCAGGTCTACCGCAGCCATGACGCGCAGGACCGTTTCAGCGGCGATCTGCTGACCACCGTGGATGAGCCCGCTTCCGGCGAACCGTTGTTGCGGCCGATGATGCGCGCGGGCAGCCGGCTGGAGGCGGCGCCTGCGCTGGCCGCATTGCGCCGGCACGCCGCCGCCCAGGTCGCGGCGCTGCCCGACGCGCTGCGCGGGCTCGATCCGGCAGCGCCCTATCCGGTCACAGTGGCCGACCGGCTGCGTGCCCTTGCCGACGCCGTCGACCGGCGGGTGCGCCGTGGGCAACAGGGATCGGCATCCCCCGCTCCCGACGCACCGGATCACCCCTGA
- a CDS encoding isochorismatase family protein — MQGTDVSIDLKAGDALVLVDVQRDFLPGGSLAVPGGDEVVPPLNRLIAGFVRRGLAVIATRDWHPAGHCSFRDRGGPWPPHCVADSPGAAFPPELALPASAAIVSKATAADADAYSGFDRTDLDERLRAAGVQRLFVGGLATDYCVLNTVRDGLAKGYAVMLLTDAIRAVEAAPGDGAKAIAQMLRLGALPVASGAVAV, encoded by the coding sequence ATGCAGGGCACGGACGTATCGATCGACTTGAAGGCAGGCGATGCGCTGGTACTGGTCGACGTTCAGCGGGATTTCCTTCCCGGCGGCAGCCTTGCGGTGCCCGGCGGCGATGAAGTCGTACCGCCGTTGAATCGGCTGATCGCCGGTTTCGTGCGCCGTGGCCTCGCGGTCATCGCCACGCGCGACTGGCATCCGGCCGGCCACTGCTCGTTCCGCGACCGCGGCGGCCCTTGGCCCCCGCACTGTGTTGCCGACAGCCCCGGAGCCGCTTTCCCGCCGGAGCTGGCGCTGCCCGCCTCGGCCGCCATCGTGTCCAAGGCCACCGCCGCAGACGCCGATGCGTATTCCGGTTTCGACCGCACCGACCTCGACGAACGCCTGCGCGCCGCGGGCGTGCAGCGCCTCTTCGTCGGTGGGCTGGCGACCGACTACTGCGTGCTCAACACCGTCAGGGACGGGCTCGCAAAGGGATACGCGGTGATGTTGCTGACCGACGCGATCCGTGCCGTCGAGGCTGCGCCCGGGGACGGCGCGAAGGCGATTGCGCAGATGCTGCGGCTCGGCGCCCTTCCTGTCGCGAGCGGCGCTGTGGCCGTTTGA
- a CDS encoding S-methyl-5'-thioinosine phosphorylase codes for MLAIIGGSGLTQLSTLEIARREVVRTPYGEPSGALTFGRLRERPVVFLARHGYGHTIPPHLVNYRANLWALKHVKATGVISVASVGGIRDDFGPGALVVPHQIIDYTWGRKSTFFEGGDEGVHHIDFTHPYDEPLRQRILAAGMATGEHIVNGGVYAATQGPRLETAAEVNRLERDGAELVGMTGMPEAALAREISLPYAAINVIANYAAGRGASERGILFDSIEVVLQDAMVRVRRVLEEVCKS; via the coding sequence ATGCTCGCAATCATTGGCGGTAGCGGACTCACGCAGCTTTCGACGCTCGAGATCGCCCGCCGCGAAGTGGTACGCACCCCTTACGGAGAACCGTCCGGAGCGCTGACGTTCGGCCGCTTGCGCGAGCGGCCGGTGGTCTTTCTCGCGCGCCACGGCTATGGACACACGATCCCGCCGCATCTGGTCAATTACCGCGCAAACCTGTGGGCGCTGAAGCATGTCAAGGCGACCGGCGTCATCTCGGTGGCCTCGGTCGGCGGCATCCGCGACGATTTCGGCCCCGGCGCACTGGTCGTGCCTCACCAGATCATCGACTACACGTGGGGACGCAAGAGCACGTTCTTCGAGGGTGGCGACGAGGGGGTGCATCACATCGATTTCACCCATCCGTACGACGAGCCGTTGCGCCAGCGGATTCTCGCCGCGGGCATGGCGACGGGGGAACACATCGTCAATGGCGGCGTGTACGCCGCGACGCAGGGGCCGCGCCTCGAGACGGCGGCGGAGGTCAACCGGCTCGAGCGCGATGGTGCCGAACTGGTCGGCATGACCGGGATGCCCGAAGCCGCGCTCGCGCGCGAAATCAGCCTGCCCTATGCCGCGATCAATGTCATCGCGAACTACGCCGCCGGGCGCGGCGCGAGCGAGAGGGGCATCCTCTTCGACAGCATCGAAGTGGTACTGCAGGATGCGATGGTGCGCGTGCGCCGCGTCCTCGAGGAAGTCTGCAAGTCCTGA
- a CDS encoding TRAP transporter substrate-binding protein produces the protein MKIRSLAFGIVAATLIPFAAQAQEVVLKVAHFLPPVSPAHTKFITPWCDKIAAESQGKLKCQIYPAMQLGGTPPQLLNQARDGVADIVWTLPGYTPGRFPVSEVFELPFFTTTHEASSRAMWDFVQNNAMNEFAGLKPIAVWVNGPNQLHFRDKRVNTLDDIKGMKVRAPSRLGNKLLASLGATPVGMPVPQMAESLAKGVIEGALIPWEVVPATKTHELTRFHAEAGGEYAMTTATMIFVMNQKKYDSLPAELKKVIDDNSGREVSAWVAAQFKGADAAGREAAVAHGNTVYQLPAAEMAKWQAATRPVADEWIREISAKGADGKKLHDEAAALVKQYSK, from the coding sequence ATGAAAATTCGCAGCCTGGCATTCGGCATTGTCGCCGCCACCCTGATTCCCTTCGCCGCGCAGGCGCAGGAGGTCGTACTGAAGGTCGCGCACTTCCTGCCGCCGGTGTCGCCGGCGCACACCAAGTTCATCACCCCGTGGTGCGACAAGATCGCCGCCGAGTCCCAGGGCAAGCTCAAGTGCCAGATCTACCCGGCGATGCAGTTGGGCGGCACGCCGCCGCAGCTCCTGAATCAGGCCCGTGACGGCGTGGCCGACATCGTGTGGACGCTGCCAGGCTATACGCCGGGGCGCTTCCCGGTCTCGGAAGTGTTCGAGCTGCCGTTCTTCACCACTACCCACGAGGCGTCTTCGCGGGCGATGTGGGACTTCGTGCAGAACAACGCGATGAACGAGTTCGCCGGCCTCAAGCCGATCGCCGTCTGGGTGAACGGCCCCAACCAGCTTCATTTCCGCGACAAGCGGGTGAACACCCTGGACGATATCAAAGGCATGAAGGTGCGCGCCCCGTCGCGCCTCGGCAACAAGCTGCTCGCCTCGCTCGGTGCGACCCCGGTGGGGATGCCGGTGCCGCAGATGGCCGAGAGCCTCGCCAAAGGCGTGATCGAAGGCGCGCTGATCCCATGGGAAGTGGTACCCGCAACCAAGACCCATGAGCTGACCCGGTTCCACGCCGAGGCGGGCGGCGAGTATGCGATGACCACCGCGACGATGATTTTCGTCATGAACCAGAAGAAATACGACAGCCTGCCCGCCGAGCTGAAGAAGGTCATCGACGACAACAGCGGCCGCGAGGTCTCGGCCTGGGTGGCCGCCCAGTTCAAGGGCGCCGACGCAGCCGGGCGCGAAGCCGCGGTGGCGCACGGCAACACGGTCTACCAGCTTCCCGCCGCGGAGATGGCGAAATGGCAGGCCGCCACCCGGCCGGTCGCCGACGAGTGGATCAGGGAAATCTCCGCGAAGGGCGCCGATGGCAAGAAGCTCCATGATGAAGCCGCCGCGCTGGTGAAGCAGTATTCCAAGTGA
- the pobA gene encoding 4-hydroxybenzoate 3-monooxygenase, which produces MQTQIGIIGGGPSGLCLARLLSLAGIKSIILERQTREYVEARIRAGILEQGMVDLMRRAKVSERMDREGLVHDGIVLAFNGREERIDMAALTGGKRVMVYGQTELTRDLYDAVLKDENVTVVFEARDVHPVGYLDGKPKLEFVKDGRQQIVTCDYIAGCDGYHGASRAAVPREMITEYERIYPFGWLGLLSDTPPVHEELIYANHRRGFALCSMRSHTRSRYYLQVGLDEKVEDWSDERFWDEIRRRLPEHIAQKMVTGPSIEKSIAPLRSFVTEPMRFGNMFLVGDAAHIVPPTGAKGLNLAASDMYYLATALIAFYDEGRSDLLDRYSETALRRVWAAVRFSWWFTSISHKFNDDPIEHKIQLAELEYLMSSTAGKTTIAENYVGLPFDPTFK; this is translated from the coding sequence ATGCAAACCCAGATCGGCATCATCGGCGGCGGCCCCTCGGGGCTGTGCCTCGCGCGCCTGCTCAGCCTCGCGGGCATCAAGAGCATCATCCTCGAGCGGCAGACCCGCGAATATGTCGAAGCGCGCATCCGCGCCGGCATCCTCGAACAGGGCATGGTCGATCTGATGCGCCGCGCCAAGGTGAGCGAGCGCATGGATCGCGAGGGCCTGGTGCACGACGGCATCGTGCTCGCCTTCAACGGCCGCGAGGAACGCATCGACATGGCTGCGCTGACCGGCGGCAAGCGGGTGATGGTGTACGGCCAGACCGAGCTGACGCGCGACCTCTACGACGCGGTGCTGAAGGACGAGAACGTCACCGTGGTGTTCGAGGCCCGCGACGTGCATCCGGTCGGCTACCTCGACGGCAAGCCGAAACTGGAATTCGTCAAGGATGGCAGGCAGCAGATCGTCACCTGCGACTACATCGCCGGCTGCGACGGCTATCACGGCGCCTCGCGCGCCGCGGTGCCGCGCGAGATGATCACCGAATACGAGCGGATCTACCCCTTTGGCTGGCTGGGCCTGCTGTCGGATACGCCGCCGGTGCATGAGGAGCTCATCTACGCCAACCACCGGCGCGGCTTCGCGCTGTGCTCGATGCGCTCGCACACGCGAAGCCGCTACTACCTCCAGGTCGGTCTCGACGAAAAGGTCGAGGACTGGTCGGACGAGCGCTTCTGGGACGAGATCCGCCGGCGGCTCCCCGAGCACATCGCGCAGAAGATGGTGACCGGCCCGTCGATCGAGAAGAGCATCGCCCCGCTGCGCAGCTTCGTCACCGAGCCGATGCGCTTCGGCAACATGTTCCTTGTCGGCGACGCGGCCCACATCGTGCCGCCGACCGGCGCCAAGGGCCTGAATCTCGCCGCCTCGGACATGTACTACCTGGCGACCGCGCTGATCGCCTTCTATGACGAGGGCCGCAGCGACCTGCTCGACCGCTACTCGGAAACCGCGCTGCGCCGGGTCTGGGCTGCGGTGCGCTTCTCGTGGTGGTTCACGTCGATCTCGCACAAGTTCAACGACGACCCGATCGAGCACAAGATCCAGCTTGCCGAACTCGAGTACCTGATGAGTTCGACCGCGGGCAAGACCACCATCGCGGAGAACTACGTCGGGCTGCCGTTCGATCCGACATTCAAGTAA
- a CDS encoding YbhB/YbcL family Raf kinase inhibitor-like protein, protein MSLNLSSTAFPHGGAIPATYTCDGRDVSPPLGWSGIPENTRSLALIVDDPDAPDPAAPQRTWVHWVLYNLPPTTAGLPEAVAMADLPPGTREGTNDWKRTGYGGPCPPIGRHRYFHKLYALDVVLAALGAPTKAGLEHAMQGHILAQAELVGTYQRP, encoded by the coding sequence ATGAGCCTGAATCTGAGTTCCACGGCGTTTCCCCACGGCGGCGCCATTCCGGCCACCTACACTTGCGACGGGCGGGACGTGTCTCCGCCCCTGGGCTGGTCCGGCATCCCCGAAAACACTCGCAGCCTGGCGCTGATCGTCGATGACCCCGATGCGCCGGATCCGGCCGCCCCCCAGCGGACGTGGGTGCATTGGGTGCTGTACAACCTCCCGCCGACAACGGCCGGCCTGCCCGAAGCCGTCGCCATGGCCGATCTGCCGCCCGGCACGCGCGAAGGGACGAACGACTGGAAGCGCACCGGCTACGGCGGCCCTTGCCCGCCGATCGGCCGGCACCGCTACTTCCACAAGCTCTACGCCCTCGACGTCGTCCTCGCCGCCCTCGGCGCACCGACGAAGGCCGGCTTGGAACACGCCATGCAGGGCCACATTCTTGCCCAGGCGGAACTTGTCGGAACGTACCAGCGGCCGTGA
- a CDS encoding carboxypeptidase regulatory-like domain-containing protein has product MNKHKIAAGLLVLAAGLWGGAATAQEAGPALDVREFEGVRYMTGGVGEEERNQLLASAQDFSMKLVFAEKSGDYLADINVAIADSAGRKVLEARADGPLMLAQLPPGNYRVTAMANGREQTRNASVARTGQQSLTFYW; this is encoded by the coding sequence ATGAACAAACACAAAATCGCCGCCGGTCTGCTGGTTCTCGCCGCCGGGTTGTGGGGCGGCGCCGCAACGGCGCAGGAAGCGGGTCCGGCACTCGACGTGCGGGAGTTCGAGGGGGTGCGCTACATGACCGGCGGCGTCGGCGAGGAGGAGCGCAACCAGCTTCTCGCGTCCGCGCAGGACTTCAGCATGAAACTCGTTTTCGCCGAAAAATCAGGCGATTATCTCGCTGACATCAACGTCGCGATCGCCGATTCGGCGGGCCGCAAGGTTCTCGAAGCGAGAGCCGACGGTCCGCTCATGCTGGCGCAACTGCCTCCCGGCAACTACCGCGTCACGGCGATGGCGAACGGACGCGAGCAAACCCGGAACGCCAGCGTTGCGCGCACCGGACAGCAATCGCTGACCTTCTACTGGTAG